One Olsenella sp. oral taxon 807 DNA segment encodes these proteins:
- a CDS encoding lactate dehydrogenase: MDNITRVGILGMGHVGTHVANAILYQGLAAEIYCVDALEAKVVSEVNDLQDAMPFYPRQARVYNCHCDYEALLDCDIVVNAAGHVAAAATNRDGELFVTADETKKWAPRLKGYRGLIVSIANPCDVIATMIWKLAELAPNQIVGSGTALDSSRLRHALWEQTGHAYSPSSITGWMLGEHGSSQFAAWSHVFFGATPLAELERTDPGRFSFDKDAVEEAARKGGYVTYEGKGCTEYAIANAATELVKAMVQDSKLITPCGTLLPDEGYYDEAGHFTSVPVVVGADGAEQLFLLELSADEQEKFHASCRHIQENIEKIRCW; this comes from the coding sequence ATGGACAATATCACGAGGGTCGGCATACTTGGGATGGGCCACGTTGGGACGCACGTCGCCAACGCGATCCTGTACCAGGGACTTGCAGCCGAGATCTACTGCGTAGACGCCCTTGAGGCTAAGGTCGTGAGCGAGGTCAATGACCTTCAGGACGCGATGCCGTTCTACCCGCGCCAGGCTCGCGTCTATAACTGCCACTGTGACTACGAGGCACTTCTTGACTGCGACATTGTGGTAAATGCCGCCGGGCATGTGGCTGCGGCCGCTACCAATCGCGATGGGGAGCTCTTCGTGACGGCCGACGAGACCAAGAAATGGGCCCCGCGACTCAAAGGGTACAGGGGGCTCATCGTGAGCATCGCCAACCCCTGTGACGTCATTGCGACCATGATCTGGAAGCTCGCCGAGCTCGCACCCAACCAGATCGTAGGCTCTGGCACGGCGCTCGACTCGTCGCGTCTGCGCCATGCGCTCTGGGAGCAGACGGGCCATGCCTATAGCCCCAGCTCGATCACTGGTTGGATGCTCGGCGAGCATGGCTCCAGCCAGTTCGCGGCGTGGTCCCACGTCTTCTTTGGCGCGACGCCCCTTGCCGAGCTTGAGCGCACGGACCCCGGGCGCTTCTCGTTTGACAAGGACGCAGTGGAAGAGGCTGCCCGCAAGGGAGGGTATGTGACCTACGAGGGCAAGGGCTGCACGGAGTACGCCATCGCGAACGCCGCGACGGAGCTAGTCAAGGCCATGGTCCAGGACTCGAAGCTCATCACGCCCTGTGGGACGCTGCTGCCTGACGAGGGCTACTACGACGAGGCGGGACATTTCACGTCGGTTCCGGTGGTCGTGGGCGCAGACGGCGCCGAGCAGCTCTTTTTGCTCGAGCTGTCCGCAGACGAGCAGGAGAAGTTCCATGCCAGCTGCAGGCACATCCAAGAGAACATCGAGAAGATCCGCTGTTGGTAG
- a CDS encoding DegT/DnrJ/EryC1/StrS aminotransferase family protein, giving the protein MSVQHEQRAILVARSSLPPLDEYVDEIRSIWQTHWLTNMGQKHAQLESDLRSYLGVNGIALFVNGHLALECVLEAMQLEGEVITTPFTFASTTHAIVRKGLAPVFADVRADDYTMDPSGLEALITPRTCAILPVHVYGNLCDVDAIQEVADRHGLVVIYDAAHAFGVTRDGVSSAAFGDASMFSFHATKVFNTIEGGAVCFCDPSLKERLDQWKNFGITGLESVEYVGGNAKMNEFSAAMGICNLRHLDAEIARRRLVAERYWERLEAARGLRLCLPGPRVHHNYAYLPVVFEDDYGASRDQARDALARQHIYSRKYFYPLTSDFECYRGRFDSRETPVARWVAERVLALPIYADLALEDVDRICDILLGLGRGSA; this is encoded by the coding sequence ATGTCTGTCCAGCATGAGCAGAGGGCCATTCTCGTCGCTCGCTCGTCCTTGCCGCCCCTGGATGAATATGTAGACGAGATACGCTCCATTTGGCAGACCCATTGGCTCACGAACATGGGGCAGAAGCATGCCCAGCTCGAGAGTGATCTCAGATCCTACCTAGGCGTCAATGGCATCGCACTCTTCGTGAACGGGCACCTGGCGCTCGAGTGCGTCCTTGAGGCCATGCAGCTCGAGGGCGAGGTCATCACCACGCCCTTCACCTTTGCCTCCACGACCCACGCGATCGTGCGCAAGGGACTCGCGCCCGTCTTCGCTGACGTACGGGCCGACGACTATACCATGGACCCCTCCGGTCTTGAGGCGCTCATTACGCCCCGCACCTGCGCCATTCTGCCTGTCCACGTATACGGTAACCTCTGTGACGTGGACGCGATCCAAGAGGTTGCCGACCGTCATGGGCTTGTCGTCATCTATGACGCGGCTCATGCCTTTGGCGTTACGAGGGACGGCGTGTCATCGGCCGCGTTCGGTGACGCCTCCATGTTCAGCTTCCATGCTACCAAGGTGTTCAACACCATAGAGGGCGGTGCCGTGTGCTTTTGCGATCCCTCCCTCAAGGAGAGACTCGACCAGTGGAAGAACTTCGGCATCACGGGACTCGAGAGCGTCGAGTACGTGGGAGGCAATGCGAAGATGAACGAGTTCTCGGCAGCTATGGGGATCTGCAACCTGCGCCACCTGGACGCCGAGATAGCAAGGCGCAGGCTGGTGGCCGAGCGCTACTGGGAGCGCCTCGAAGCTGCTCGCGGCCTCAGGCTTTGCTTGCCAGGCCCACGGGTGCACCACAACTATGCCTATTTGCCTGTGGTGTTCGAGGATGATTACGGCGCCTCGCGCGACCAGGCTCGTGATGCATTGGCCCGCCAGCACATATACTCGCGCAAGTACTTTTACCCTCTTACGAGTGACTTCGAGTGCTATCGGGGCCGCTTCGACTCGCGCGAGACGCCCGTTGCGCGATGGGTGGCTGAGCGTGTGCTCGCCCTTCCCATCTATGCTGACCTTGCCCTTGAGGACGTCGACCGCATCTGCGATATCCTACTAGGCCTTGGGCGCGGCAGCGCATGA
- a CDS encoding translation factor GTPase family protein, translating to MAARTQNVKNLALVGQGGVGKTMLAEAMLHLTGKTTRLGGHAGTKPTLDYDVEEGERGFSISTTIAPIEYGGCRINVLDAPCYPDFVGDAYGALAAAETAVFVVDAASGPGTITTRLWYAAEDLSIARALFINRLDRPDADWDIALRAAQERYGNRLAAVTMPMGSGDDFAGIIDVVHMKARHLKDGKPVASDVPAEFADAATKAREQLIELVVEADDELMMKYLEGEEVTTEELEGLLGKAIRGRVFVPVFAGSCVREEGVISLMEDIAAWFPTMSDYGRVPLVNGEELDISPDDGRPVAFVFKSLHDQQNGKLSFIKVLAGTITPGTELINARTRKTERLGHLYQMMGREMSDLKEVAAGDICVVPKLDALTGDTLSATGKVEAAAFRFPNSLYRVAIEADERGGEGKLYSFLEKSADADPTLRVERDEDTGQTVVSAIGEAQVSVLLDRLEGRTGVKAHTVKLRIPYRETIRRVASAQGRHKKQTGGAGQYGDCWLRIEPNPEGGYEFVDEVVGGHIPRGFIPAVDKGVQETMVDGVLAGYPMIDVKVAVYDGSYHPVDSNEMAFKTAARIGFQKAVAQAEPVLLEPMAHLSITVPDSYAGSVMGDISASRGRVEGMSATSDQGATAGHTTIEATVPYAEVTDYATRLRSLSRGTGEFEMEVSGYEQVPHDVQERLAEEYAQRRAEGR from the coding sequence ATGGCTGCACGTACTCAGAACGTAAAGAACCTTGCGCTCGTGGGCCAAGGTGGCGTGGGCAAGACCATGCTGGCGGAGGCTATGCTGCACCTGACGGGCAAGACGACCCGTCTGGGTGGCCACGCCGGCACCAAGCCCACGCTTGACTATGATGTCGAGGAGGGGGAGCGCGGCTTCTCGATCTCGACGACCATCGCACCGATCGAGTACGGCGGGTGTCGCATCAACGTGCTCGACGCGCCCTGCTATCCTGACTTCGTGGGTGACGCCTATGGTGCGCTTGCCGCAGCCGAGACGGCCGTCTTCGTTGTCGACGCGGCGTCGGGCCCAGGTACCATCACCACACGGCTCTGGTACGCGGCCGAGGATCTCTCCATAGCCCGCGCGCTCTTCATCAATCGCCTGGATCGTCCCGACGCCGATTGGGACATTGCGCTGCGAGCCGCCCAGGAGCGCTACGGCAACCGCCTGGCTGCCGTCACGATGCCCATGGGATCGGGCGACGACTTTGCGGGCATCATCGATGTCGTACACATGAAGGCCCGCCACCTCAAGGATGGGAAGCCCGTCGCGAGTGACGTCCCGGCAGAGTTTGCCGACGCCGCAACCAAGGCACGCGAGCAGCTCATAGAGCTTGTGGTCGAGGCAGACGACGAGCTCATGATGAAGTACCTCGAGGGCGAGGAGGTCACGACCGAGGAGCTCGAGGGGCTTCTTGGAAAGGCGATCCGAGGGCGCGTCTTCGTTCCCGTGTTCGCAGGCTCCTGCGTGAGGGAGGAGGGTGTCATCTCGCTCATGGAGGACATCGCGGCGTGGTTCCCCACGATGTCGGACTATGGGCGCGTGCCGCTCGTGAATGGGGAGGAGCTCGACATCTCGCCGGACGACGGGCGTCCTGTGGCCTTTGTGTTCAAGAGCCTGCATGACCAGCAGAATGGCAAGCTGTCTTTCATCAAGGTGCTTGCGGGTACCATCACCCCCGGTACGGAGCTCATCAACGCGCGCACACGCAAGACCGAGCGACTCGGACACCTCTACCAGATGATGGGGCGCGAGATGAGCGACCTCAAGGAGGTCGCGGCAGGCGACATCTGCGTTGTGCCCAAGCTTGACGCCCTCACGGGCGACACGCTCTCGGCCACCGGCAAGGTCGAGGCTGCGGCATTTCGCTTTCCCAACTCCCTCTACCGCGTCGCCATCGAGGCGGACGAGCGCGGTGGCGAGGGCAAGCTCTACTCCTTCCTGGAGAAGAGCGCCGACGCTGACCCGACCCTGCGCGTCGAGCGCGATGAGGATACCGGCCAGACCGTGGTCTCTGCCATCGGCGAGGCGCAGGTCTCCGTGCTCCTCGACCGCCTTGAGGGGCGCACGGGCGTCAAGGCTCACACCGTCAAGCTGAGGATCCCCTATCGAGAGACGATCCGTCGCGTGGCGAGCGCCCAGGGTCGGCACAAGAAGCAGACCGGGGGCGCAGGCCAGTACGGCGACTGCTGGCTGCGCATCGAGCCCAACCCCGAGGGTGGCTACGAGTTTGTGGACGAGGTCGTGGGTGGTCACATCCCACGCGGTTTCATCCCCGCAGTTGACAAGGGCGTGCAGGAGACGATGGTTGACGGCGTGCTCGCCGGCTATCCGATGATCGACGTGAAGGTCGCCGTGTACGATGGCTCCTATCATCCCGTAGACTCCAACGAGATGGCCTTCAAGACGGCTGCCCGCATTGGCTTCCAGAAGGCGGTCGCGCAGGCCGAGCCCGTGCTGCTTGAGCCCATGGCACACCTCTCGATCACGGTGCCGGACAGCTATGCAGGCTCCGTGATGGGGGACATCTCGGCGTCACGCGGTCGTGTCGAGGGCATGTCAGCTACATCCGACCAGGGTGCCACCGCTGGCCACACCACCATCGAGGCTACGGTTCCCTATGCCGAGGTCACCGACTACGCGACGCGCCTGCGCTCGCTCTCGCGCGGCACAGGCGAGTTCGAGATGGAGGTATCTGGCTACGAGCAGGTTCCCCACGATGTGCAGGAGCGGCTTGCGGAGGAGTACGCGCAGCGTCGTGCCGAGGGGCGCTAG
- a CDS encoding lipopolysaccharide biosynthesis protein, with translation MTETDLRSRTIRSLVWRLFEQGGSAIIQLVVQVVMARLLTPSEFGALAIMLVFVNVGNVVVQSGLNTAIIQAPDVTDEDFDTVFWMSLAISLVLYLAVFAGAPVIGDFYGLPFLVTPLRVLVLVLVVNAYNAIQEAIVARGFDFQKTFRSTVVAAVVSGTLGVGCALMGGGLWALVIQQLSYQVTKCLSLAVQIPWKPRPAFRRGRAWVLFGFGWKLLASGVLDQLSQSVSDLIIGRVFASGELGLVSQGKKYPQQLGTLLDSVIQPVMLSAVSRVQDDTDRVRRLMRRALKTSTFIVAPSMCAFALVAPILVPALLGPQWASAVPFLRVYCLAYALLPIHTTNLQVLNGMGRSDIFLGLEVIKVAIGLFALVVAVYSFRNIYAIVLAAALSNMICTFINAFPNKRVVGYPYLRQLRDIAPAFGLAALATAAAWPLGSCALGAAGTVALQLLAFSATYLLMAWLLRVEELYYLLRVAQQAMGGREDS, from the coding sequence GTGACCGAGACGGACCTCAGATCGAGGACCATACGATCACTCGTCTGGAGGCTCTTCGAGCAGGGCGGGTCCGCCATCATCCAACTCGTGGTGCAGGTCGTCATGGCGCGTCTGCTCACTCCATCGGAGTTCGGCGCCCTTGCCATCATGCTAGTCTTCGTGAACGTCGGCAACGTGGTAGTGCAGTCTGGGCTCAACACGGCCATCATCCAGGCTCCCGACGTGACGGACGAGGACTTTGACACTGTCTTCTGGATGAGCCTTGCCATCTCGCTGGTGCTCTATTTGGCGGTGTTCGCGGGCGCTCCGGTCATTGGCGACTTCTATGGCTTGCCGTTCCTCGTAACGCCGCTGCGGGTTCTTGTGCTGGTGCTCGTGGTTAATGCGTATAACGCCATACAGGAGGCTATCGTTGCGCGCGGGTTCGACTTCCAGAAGACCTTCCGTTCGACCGTCGTGGCGGCGGTCGTCTCGGGGACGCTAGGCGTGGGGTGCGCACTCATGGGGGGCGGCCTCTGGGCCCTTGTCATCCAGCAGCTCTCATATCAGGTTACCAAATGCCTGTCCCTCGCAGTGCAGATACCGTGGAAGCCGCGGCCCGCCTTCAGGCGTGGGCGCGCTTGGGTGCTTTTCGGTTTTGGTTGGAAGCTCCTGGCCTCAGGAGTGCTCGATCAGCTCTCGCAAAGCGTCTCCGACCTGATCATCGGTCGTGTGTTCGCGAGCGGGGAGCTAGGGCTCGTCTCCCAGGGGAAGAAGTATCCCCAGCAGCTGGGTACGCTTCTTGATAGCGTGATCCAACCCGTGATGCTCTCTGCCGTCTCTCGCGTGCAGGATGACACGGACAGGGTGCGGCGCCTGATGCGACGTGCCCTCAAGACAAGCACCTTCATCGTGGCGCCATCCATGTGCGCCTTCGCTCTTGTTGCCCCGATCCTGGTGCCCGCTCTCTTGGGGCCACAGTGGGCTTCTGCAGTTCCGTTCCTGCGTGTCTACTGCCTTGCATATGCGCTGCTGCCCATCCACACCACAAACCTTCAAGTGCTCAATGGCATGGGGAGGAGCGATATCTTCCTAGGGCTCGAGGTCATCAAGGTAGCGATAGGGCTGTTTGCATTGGTGGTTGCGGTATATTCCTTCAGGAATATTTATGCAATAGTCCTCGCCGCAGCCCTGTCCAATATGATCTGCACCTTCATCAACGCGTTTCCCAATAAGAGGGTCGTGGGCTACCCGTATCTGCGCCAGCTGAGGGACATTGCCCCTGCCTTTGGTCTCGCGGCGCTGGCGACCGCAGCCGCCTGGCCCCTGGGGTCCTGTGCCCTTGGCGCGGCTGGCACGGTCGCGCTGCAACTGCTCGCGTTTTCGGCTACCTACCTCCTCATGGCTTGGCTCCTGAGGGTGGAGGAGCTTTACTACCTGCTGCGCGTGGCGCAGCAGGCAATGGGCGGAAGGGAGGATTCGTGA
- the purF gene encoding amidophosphoribosyltransferase — protein MDIDAPELREECGVFGIWAPGRDVSRMTYFALRALQHRGQDSAGIAVGNGKTVLVRKDLGLVTEVFKDEDLQAMQGRVAIGHCRYGTAGAKGWESSQPHLSAIGDVVIALAHNGTLVNFDELRHELIEAGVPFRSDTDSEVAARLIGYFTHRTSHLSQGIRRTMQMIEGGYAMVLVRENALYAFRDPLGIRPLVLGRLDEDEWVVASETCGLDIVGATFVREVRPGEILRISDGGFMSEEGLPQVGEAKCIFEEVYFSRPDSMQDGRSFYMVRHEMGRQLAREAPADVDLVTSVPDSGTPAAEGFAMELGLPFATGLIKNRYVARTFIAPTQELREMGVRLKLTALSDVVAGKRVLIVDDSVVRGTTSRQIVRMLREAGATEVHMRSASPEVVWPCFYGIDTATQDQLISASKTVGEVREYIGADSMAFLSTEGLMKCVPPCGYCRACFTGDYPVAIPRSFYEEKFLPGYKPRIAEPTSPAQQPAAVEPTPATAQPTPVTRPTALESALIRPTPVGVGPAGRR, from the coding sequence ATGGATATCGACGCCCCCGAGCTTCGTGAGGAGTGTGGCGTCTTTGGCATCTGGGCTCCTGGCCGTGACGTGTCCCGCATGACTTACTTTGCCCTGCGGGCGCTTCAGCATCGCGGCCAGGACTCGGCGGGCATCGCCGTCGGCAACGGAAAGACCGTGCTCGTTCGTAAGGACCTTGGCCTGGTTACGGAGGTCTTCAAGGACGAGGACCTGCAGGCCATGCAGGGCAGGGTCGCCATAGGCCACTGCCGCTACGGCACCGCAGGCGCGAAGGGCTGGGAGTCGTCCCAGCCGCACCTCTCGGCGATCGGTGACGTGGTCATCGCCCTTGCCCATAACGGGACGCTCGTCAACTTCGACGAGCTGCGCCACGAGCTGATAGAGGCGGGCGTTCCCTTTCGCTCGGATACGGACAGCGAGGTGGCGGCTCGCCTCATCGGCTACTTCACGCACCGGACCTCTCACCTGAGCCAGGGCATTCGACGAACCATGCAGATGATCGAGGGCGGGTATGCCATGGTGCTGGTACGGGAGAACGCCCTCTATGCCTTTCGCGATCCGCTGGGCATACGACCTCTTGTCCTTGGAAGGCTTGATGAGGATGAATGGGTCGTGGCGAGCGAGACCTGTGGCCTCGATATCGTTGGGGCGACCTTCGTGCGAGAGGTGCGTCCCGGCGAGATCCTGCGCATCTCGGACGGGGGGTTCATGAGCGAGGAGGGCCTGCCGCAGGTGGGTGAGGCCAAGTGCATTTTCGAGGAGGTCTACTTTTCGCGTCCCGATTCCATGCAGGACGGTCGCTCGTTCTACATGGTTCGCCACGAGATGGGAAGGCAGCTTGCCCGGGAGGCACCTGCAGACGTTGATCTGGTGACAAGCGTGCCAGACAGCGGCACGCCTGCCGCAGAGGGCTTTGCCATGGAGCTGGGCCTGCCGTTTGCGACGGGGCTCATTAAGAACCGCTACGTGGCCCGTACGTTCATCGCGCCCACGCAGGAGCTGCGCGAGATGGGCGTGCGGCTCAAGTTGACGGCGCTCTCTGATGTCGTGGCGGGAAAGCGCGTGCTCATCGTGGATGACTCTGTGGTGCGCGGCACGACATCTAGGCAGATAGTGCGTATGCTGCGTGAGGCGGGCGCGACCGAGGTGCACATGCGCTCGGCGTCTCCCGAGGTCGTGTGGCCCTGCTTCTATGGCATCGATACCGCGACGCAAGACCAGCTCATCTCCGCGAGCAAGACCGTAGGCGAGGTGCGAGAGTACATAGGGGCCGACTCGATGGCGTTCCTCTCTACGGAGGGGCTCATGAAGTGTGTGCCCCCGTGCGGCTATTGTCGCGCCTGCTTCACGGGTGACTATCCCGTGGCGATCCCACGCTCGTTCTATGAGGAGAAGTTCCTGCCGGGATATAAGCCACGGATCGCCGAGCCGACCTCCCCTGCCCAGCAGCCAGCGGCTGTCGAGCCGACGCCCGCCACCGCGCAGCCGACGCCCGTCACAAGGCCCACTGCCCTGGAGTCGGCGCTCATCAGGCCGACGCCCGTTGGCGTTGGACCGGCGGGCCGTCGCTGA
- a CDS encoding glycosyltransferase: MQQVKLANIVLEDTPQFLSEPLLLCRSTAPFHSTGGEDGSWVFLGPGTHDFTTFFNALSVRRWREYTVAKEFFLHLEYRGGAFTLRQTRADLFSWDAEFVGGVSQDFAASDAWQVADLAMRSDQDDVIEGFMLDVPKDEPVYLRGCYYFTHVDEGDLRPVELALCTTTFKKESYIERNIALVKGDILAGDDPIAAHFTQHVVDNGRTLDVHALEAERVHVYPNANVGGAGGYARGMLAAMDQVPKATHVLLMDDDVVISPESIRRTFNLLSILNEGHRDWFVSGAMMDLFEPDLRWEDTGFVTPDGDCVPLKVNASMGQLHGVVTNELPTPLPAKVDQQLLDTQSYAGWWYCVIPMSAIEKHGLPLPVFVRYDDIEYGIRCQARFITMNGICLWHPSFARRYNAAVERYQVVRNSFIGRFAMGMAPRADFEMKLYHLVQLELKKFNYTNANLALDGFEDFLKGPSFIKEPGATERAFMEANRRAERLLPYDELQRQAQSEGIDLSGITRTDTPKDRTPPELRSLGQRLVDFVSFNGQRIDLGYVKRGAVAYIDVAGWLYPSSEIRRKDTIVAVDLENRRGVIRHMDRRRFRETWGRYKRAMSYYRAHKDRLLKEYSAEADRLTSLGFWKSYLGMG; the protein is encoded by the coding sequence TTGCAACAGGTTAAGCTCGCAAACATAGTCCTTGAGGACACGCCGCAGTTCCTCTCGGAGCCGCTTCTGCTCTGCCGCTCCACGGCGCCTTTTCACAGTACCGGGGGCGAGGACGGTTCATGGGTGTTCCTTGGGCCTGGCACACATGACTTCACGACGTTTTTCAACGCGCTGTCTGTGCGGCGGTGGCGGGAGTACACCGTTGCCAAGGAGTTCTTCCTGCACCTGGAGTACCGGGGAGGGGCATTTACGCTCAGGCAGACGCGCGCTGACCTCTTTAGCTGGGACGCTGAGTTCGTGGGCGGCGTTTCCCAGGATTTTGCGGCAAGCGATGCCTGGCAGGTCGCTGATCTCGCGATGCGGTCTGACCAGGACGATGTCATCGAGGGGTTCATGCTGGACGTGCCAAAAGACGAGCCCGTGTACCTTCGAGGCTGCTACTACTTTACGCACGTGGACGAGGGGGACCTACGTCCCGTCGAGCTTGCCCTCTGCACGACCACCTTCAAAAAGGAGTCCTACATCGAGCGCAACATCGCCTTGGTGAAGGGGGACATCCTTGCTGGAGACGATCCCATAGCCGCACACTTCACGCAGCATGTCGTGGATAACGGGAGGACCTTGGACGTGCACGCGCTCGAGGCTGAGCGCGTGCACGTCTATCCTAACGCCAATGTGGGCGGGGCGGGTGGCTACGCTCGCGGCATGCTCGCGGCCATGGACCAGGTACCCAAGGCCACCCATGTGCTCCTGATGGATGATGACGTGGTCATCTCTCCGGAAAGTATTAGGCGTACCTTCAACCTGCTGTCTATCCTCAACGAGGGGCACAGGGACTGGTTCGTCTCTGGTGCGATGATGGACCTTTTCGAACCCGATCTTCGGTGGGAGGACACGGGCTTCGTGACGCCCGACGGCGACTGCGTACCGCTTAAGGTGAACGCATCCATGGGACAGCTGCATGGCGTGGTGACAAACGAGCTCCCCACACCCCTACCCGCCAAGGTCGACCAGCAGCTACTAGACACGCAGTCCTATGCCGGCTGGTGGTACTGCGTCATTCCCATGTCCGCCATCGAGAAACACGGCCTGCCACTGCCGGTGTTCGTGCGCTACGATGACATCGAGTACGGCATCCGTTGTCAGGCAAGATTCATAACGATGAATGGGATCTGCCTGTGGCATCCCTCCTTCGCACGCCGCTACAATGCTGCCGTCGAGCGCTATCAGGTGGTGCGTAACTCCTTCATAGGGCGCTTCGCCATGGGGATGGCCCCTCGGGCGGACTTCGAGATGAAGCTCTACCATCTGGTGCAGCTCGAGCTCAAGAAGTTCAACTATACCAACGCGAACCTCGCGCTCGATGGCTTCGAGGACTTTCTCAAAGGTCCCAGCTTTATCAAGGAGCCTGGTGCTACCGAGCGGGCCTTCATGGAGGCAAATAGGCGGGCGGAGAGGCTCCTGCCCTACGATGAACTGCAGAGGCAGGCCCAGAGCGAGGGTATTGACCTGTCAGGCATCACGCGTACAGATACGCCCAAGGACAGGACCCCACCCGAGCTCAGAAGCCTCGGGCAGCGTCTGGTTGACTTTGTGAGCTTCAATGGCCAGCGCATAGACCTCGGCTATGTCAAGAGGGGTGCGGTTGCCTACATCGACGTCGCCGGTTGGCTCTACCCGTCGTCCGAGATCCGTCGCAAGGACACCATCGTGGCCGTGGACCTCGAGAACCGACGCGGCGTCATACGGCACATGGACCGCAGGCGTTTTCGCGAGACCTGGGGTCGCTATAAGCGCGCCATGAGCTACTACCGTGCGCACAAGGACCGTCTCCTAAAGGAGTACTCCGCAGAGGCTGATCGCCTGACGTCTCTGGGCTTCTGGAAGAGCTACCTGGGCATGGGATAG
- the rlmD gene encoding 23S rRNA (uracil(1939)-C(5))-methyltransferase RlmD produces the protein MGYRTYTCPISRRCGGCEWLSVPYPIQLRRKQEEVERLFTGVCREDGCTVSAIRGMDEPCRFRQKAAAPFAPGKGGRVRSGFYEGNSHRIVWCEKCLVENPQGRTILNDVARVTEQLRIPAYEEDRGRGVLRNAVVRCGYATDEVLLTVVTNGERLPHAERFVRMLRSRHPEITSIVQNVNSRRTNAILGRSCVTLWGPGVMHDELLGCRFEIGPTSFYQTNPAQTETLYELAIEKAGLHEGMRVLDAYCGTGTIGICMAAAARDARIDGVRVTGIEQVGAAVSCARRNAQANGLSATCSFVCADATAYLRTGRRKHSRRHYDVVVMDPPRAGSTPEFLASVAGLSPMRIVYVSCNPKTQLRDLTELRRHDYHVDSIEPVDMFPHTKHVETVVLMTRAEGA, from the coding sequence ATGGGTTACCGTACCTATACATGTCCCATCTCGCGGCGTTGCGGTGGCTGCGAGTGGCTCTCTGTTCCCTACCCCATCCAACTCAGGCGCAAGCAGGAGGAGGTAGAGCGCCTCTTTACGGGCGTATGCCGGGAGGATGGCTGCACGGTAAGTGCGATTCGCGGCATGGACGAGCCCTGCCGCTTTCGCCAGAAGGCTGCAGCGCCTTTTGCCCCCGGCAAGGGCGGGCGCGTGCGGTCGGGATTCTATGAGGGCAACTCACACCGCATCGTCTGGTGTGAGAAGTGCCTCGTTGAAAACCCGCAGGGCCGCACTATCCTGAACGATGTGGCACGCGTGACTGAGCAGCTGCGGATCCCCGCCTATGAGGAGGATCGGGGCAGGGGCGTCCTGCGCAATGCCGTGGTGCGCTGCGGATACGCGACCGACGAGGTCCTCCTTACCGTTGTCACCAATGGGGAGAGGCTCCCCCATGCCGAGCGCTTCGTGCGCATGTTGCGGTCAAGACATCCCGAGATCACGAGCATCGTGCAGAACGTGAACTCCCGGCGCACCAACGCGATCCTTGGTAGGAGCTGCGTGACGCTCTGGGGACCGGGGGTCATGCACGATGAGCTACTTGGCTGTCGCTTTGAGATCGGACCCACGAGCTTCTATCAGACGAACCCCGCCCAGACCGAGACCTTATACGAACTGGCTATCGAGAAGGCTGGACTGCACGAGGGTATGCGCGTGCTCGACGCCTACTGTGGGACGGGCACCATCGGGATCTGCATGGCAGCCGCAGCGCGAGACGCCAGGATTGATGGCGTACGGGTCACAGGCATCGAGCAAGTTGGTGCAGCCGTGAGCTGTGCACGAAGAAACGCACAGGCCAACGGGCTGAGCGCCACCTGCTCCTTCGTATGCGCCGATGCGACGGCCTACCTGCGCACAGGCCGCAGAAAACACAGCAGGCGGCACTACGACGTCGTGGTCATGGATCCGCCGCGAGCCGGGTCAACCCCAGAGTTTCTCGCGAGCGTCGCTGGGCTGTCGCCCATGCGCATCGTGTACGTGAGCTGCAACCCCAAGACCCAGCTACGCGACCTGACGGAGCTGCGCAGGCATGACTATCACGTTGACTCGATCGAGCCTGTTGACATGTTCCCCCATACCAAGCATGTGGAGACGGTGGTGCTGATGACAAGGGCTGAGGGCGCATAG